A single Thermanaerothrix sp. DNA region contains:
- a CDS encoding DUF501 domain-containing protein, protein MTLRVLVPGGGCPPVFYVPVDHLGVSWSYPVRIRDRSVVRGFCALCPWGFPRVLLCGPLSRKGPFPTSFWLVCPYLMDRCSQLESAGGVARLEARMRRDVEAMRDYHRMHRMVRRALLTPSEWSLMRKRSELAIPVLSKGMGGTDFSGSFGAKCLHLQVGSFLGLGYHPLGSHLSLEVGDMGCSDGRCGFSQGRG, encoded by the coding sequence ATGACCTTAAGGGTTCTGGTGCCGGGGGGCGGCTGCCCCCCGGTTTTCTACGTTCCGGTGGATCATCTTGGGGTATCCTGGAGTTACCCCGTAAGGATAAGGGACCGGTCGGTGGTGAGGGGTTTTTGCGCCCTGTGTCCCTGGGGTTTCCCTAGGGTGTTGTTGTGCGGCCCTCTGTCGAGGAAGGGGCCGTTTCCCACCTCTTTTTGGCTGGTTTGTCCCTACCTGATGGATCGGTGTTCCCAGTTGGAGTCCGCCGGCGGGGTTGCCCGCCTGGAGGCCAGGATGAGAAGGGACGTGGAGGCCATGAGGGACTACCACCGGATGCACCGTATGGTCCGGAGGGCTCTTCTCACGCCTTCGGAGTGGTCTTTGATGAGGAAGAGGTCGGAGCTGGCTATTCCCGTGCTCAGCAAGGGCATGGGAGGCACCGACTTCTCCGGTTCTTTCGGCGCCAAGTGTCTTCACCTGCAGGTGGGGTCGTTCCTTGGGTTGGGTTATCATCCCTTGGGATCCCATCTTTCCTTGGAGGTGGGGGACATGGGCTGTTCCGACGGGAGGTGCGGCTTCTCCCAAGGAAGAGGGTAG
- a CDS encoding S1 RNA-binding domain-containing protein yields the protein MVEEKTVMAAGVNVGDVVTGTVEHIAPYGAFVRLENGQKAMVHISELSHSYVKKVEDVLELQQKVTAKVIKIDERGRIDLSIKALKPREPKPQQRSAGGQEMDFEKKLSMFLKASDEKIADLNSKMKDSRGGKRKTGKR from the coding sequence ATGGTGGAAGAGAAGACGGTAATGGCTGCTGGGGTGAACGTTGGGGACGTGGTTACCGGGACTGTGGAGCACATAGCTCCCTACGGGGCCTTCGTGAGGCTGGAGAACGGCCAGAAGGCGATGGTGCACATATCGGAGCTTTCCCACAGCTACGTCAAGAAGGTGGAGGACGTTCTGGAGCTTCAGCAGAAGGTCACCGCCAAGGTGATCAAGATCGATGAGAGGGGTCGCATAGACCTCTCCATAAAGGCGCTGAAGCCCAGGGAGCCCAAGCCTCAGCAGCGAAGCGCCGGTGGTCAGGAGATGGACTTCGAGAAGAAGCTCTCCATGTTCTTGAAAGCCAGCGATGAGAAGATAGCCGACCTCAACAGCAAGATGAAGGATTCCCGAGGGGGGAAGAGGAAGACCGGGAAGCGATGA
- a CDS encoding FapA family protein has product MEGFFRLKVTDEGMFLVVNPEGDVTLSDVVALLKERRIEDYDGQAVAKAVQERTGEPVKIADRKPELDRPAEVEIRISEDAMSCSIRVIPPLGPLPLPSVEHLERFLKEHGVVEGIKHEVLEELSRGMHMRQWVEVAKGREAVHGRDAVINYKIDLQRLKPKETGEGSRVDMKDLGTVINVLKGQELAEKLPPVQGADGITLMGKPVKAQVGKDKNLPAGPGTELSEDRTRLYAAQDGHVSIKDGKLCVSPIFEVKGDVDYGVGNIQFVGPVVVHGSVREGFSVKAGGDLFVEGVVEGAFLSSEGAMNLKVGVRGTGKAVLEAKGDIRCPYIDQAKVVSGGDVYVSEAITHSLVSARGAVVVQGSKKGQIVGGRVQAGLEVVCETLGSDMGTRTEVVVGVPPELMEERKRLTEALRDLKVKMAEVDTNLGYLKKMEERNLLDDQKRALMVRLTRAKFQLQGQVSLSEGRLKAIEEEMERSKAVGKVRVKGVCHNGVVVSIRGMNYIVRDDQRFVTFLVEEGEIRIKPFDY; this is encoded by the coding sequence TTGGAAGGGTTTTTCAGGCTTAAGGTCACCGACGAGGGCATGTTCTTGGTGGTGAACCCGGAGGGGGATGTGACCCTTTCGGACGTGGTGGCCCTCTTGAAGGAGCGGAGGATAGAGGACTACGACGGCCAGGCGGTGGCCAAGGCGGTTCAGGAGCGGACCGGTGAGCCGGTGAAGATCGCGGATCGCAAACCGGAACTTGATCGGCCTGCGGAGGTGGAGATAAGGATCTCCGAGGACGCCATGAGCTGTTCCATCCGGGTCATACCCCCGTTGGGGCCTTTGCCCTTGCCCAGCGTGGAGCACCTGGAGAGGTTTCTAAAGGAGCATGGCGTGGTGGAGGGCATAAAGCATGAGGTGCTGGAGGAGCTCTCTCGGGGCATGCACATGAGGCAGTGGGTGGAGGTGGCCAAAGGCCGGGAGGCGGTCCACGGCAGGGATGCGGTCATAAACTACAAGATAGACCTTCAGCGCCTTAAGCCTAAGGAGACCGGCGAGGGGAGCCGGGTGGACATGAAGGACCTCGGCACGGTCATAAACGTCCTAAAGGGGCAGGAGCTGGCGGAGAAGCTGCCGCCGGTTCAAGGCGCCGACGGTATCACCTTGATGGGTAAGCCTGTGAAGGCCCAGGTGGGGAAGGACAAGAACCTTCCCGCCGGTCCTGGAACGGAGCTTTCGGAGGACAGGACCCGGCTTTACGCCGCCCAGGACGGCCATGTGTCCATAAAGGACGGCAAGCTCTGCGTGTCCCCCATCTTCGAGGTCAAGGGTGACGTGGACTACGGGGTTGGGAACATCCAGTTCGTGGGTCCCGTGGTGGTTCACGGTTCCGTCCGGGAGGGATTCTCCGTGAAGGCCGGCGGGGACCTCTTCGTGGAGGGGGTTGTGGAGGGGGCTTTCCTGTCAAGCGAGGGGGCCATGAACCTGAAGGTGGGGGTGCGTGGCACCGGCAAGGCAGTTTTGGAGGCCAAGGGTGACATAAGGTGTCCGTACATAGACCAGGCCAAGGTGGTGTCCGGCGGAGACGTATACGTATCCGAGGCCATAACCCACAGTCTGGTGTCCGCCCGTGGGGCCGTGGTGGTCCAGGGCAGCAAGAAGGGGCAGATAGTGGGCGGCCGGGTTCAGGCGGGCCTTGAGGTGGTCTGTGAGACCCTGGGCAGCGACATGGGCACCAGGACCGAGGTGGTGGTGGGGGTGCCTCCGGAGCTGATGGAGGAGCGGAAGAGGCTCACCGAGGCCCTTAGGGATCTGAAGGTCAAGATGGCGGAGGTGGACACCAACCTGGGGTATCTCAAGAAGATGGAGGAGCGGAACCTCCTTGACGACCAGAAGCGGGCCCTCATGGTGAGGCTCACCAGGGCCAAGTTTCAGCTTCAGGGGCAGGTGTCCCTTTCGGAGGGTCGGCTTAAGGCCATAGAGGAGGAGATGGAGCGGAGCAAGGCGGTGGGCAAGGTCCGGGTGAAGGGGGTCTGCCACAACGGGGTGGTGGTGTCCATAAGGGGCATGAACTACATAGTACGGGATGACCAGCGCTTCGTGACCTTCCTCGTGGAGGAGGGGGAGATCCGGATAAAGCCCTTCGACTACTAG
- a CDS encoding FliA/WhiG family RNA polymerase sigma factor, giving the protein MEASDRALWDDYMKNPSPENRERVVKRYLPLVKYVAARMSVTPPPGLDYDDILSFGAMGLLEALDRFDPSRGFCFQTFAVPRIRGAILDELRRYDWISRNGREKLQRLEKAMEELYSMGIPQDDGALMERLGMNEKSYRELLEIAGRCYLVSLDEVLSLEEGEVKRDGLLEDPSPSPAEEVEFKEERERVRRALEELPERERLLLSLYYEEGLTLKEIGEVLGVTESRASQLHGKAIGMLRSRLL; this is encoded by the coding sequence ATGGAGGCCTCTGACCGCGCCCTGTGGGATGATTACATGAAGAACCCCTCTCCTGAGAACCGGGAGAGGGTTGTTAAGCGTTACCTGCCCCTGGTGAAGTACGTGGCCGCTAGGATGTCGGTGACCCCCCCGCCGGGGCTTGATTACGACGACATCTTGAGCTTTGGGGCCATGGGGCTTTTGGAGGCCTTGGATCGTTTTGACCCCTCCAGGGGTTTTTGTTTTCAGACCTTCGCGGTTCCCCGCATCAGGGGGGCCATACTGGATGAGCTGAGGCGCTACGACTGGATATCTCGGAACGGCAGGGAGAAGCTACAGCGCCTTGAGAAGGCCATGGAGGAGCTTTACTCCATGGGCATCCCCCAGGACGACGGGGCCCTAATGGAGAGGCTTGGGATGAACGAAAAGAGCTATAGGGAGCTCTTGGAGATAGCGGGAAGGTGCTATCTGGTTTCCCTGGACGAGGTGCTCTCCCTTGAGGAGGGGGAGGTTAAGCGGGACGGCCTTTTGGAGGACCCATCCCCTTCCCCCGCCGAGGAGGTGGAGTTCAAGGAGGAGCGCGAGAGGGTCCGGAGGGCTCTGGAGGAGCTGCCCGAGAGGGAGCGGCTTCTGCTTTCCCTTTACTACGAGGAGGGCCTTACCCTAAAGGAGATAGGGGAGGTTCTGGGGGTTACGGAGTCAAGGGCTTCCCAGCTGCACGGCAAGGCGATAGGCATGCTTCGTTCCAGGTTGCTGTAG
- a CDS encoding DUF937 domain-containing protein, whose translation MVEGRIETGPGGDIGGSVPESLVNLIPSDVVEDLASLLGCSKESVLKAISASGVDQDKAVAMLMAAAPTYVAVKGRFETRRRGDLQGVFCYVAQGVTGEVLDLSFWVGSGGVPDSFDVSAGWEAVRSAIRSLPMSPDRGAYRQLEGLLERMFPPTALNTLFKDPSAVSSKVQAFKEALSQAYKLDMVCSIEVERFHRIRLEMSPLGKPKEPQREEPKPEAERPKLAEITLHCKPQLDPVRGKSVGDLKVGDLVPVDLDDSSSVGRLISRFVARAGRRVEFPVEAVEQTKGGDAVVKLAVSEGISAVFKMSKDMKIRVAQEPVRAARGGPGVAAVVLGVLVLFLLVLIMALRG comes from the coding sequence ATGGTTGAAGGAAGGATTGAGACAGGCCCTGGGGGCGACATTGGGGGATCGGTTCCGGAGAGCCTGGTTAACCTGATCCCCTCGGACGTGGTGGAGGATCTGGCATCTCTTCTTGGGTGTTCAAAGGAGAGCGTGCTCAAGGCCATATCCGCCTCCGGGGTGGACCAGGATAAGGCGGTGGCCATGCTCATGGCCGCGGCCCCTACCTACGTGGCCGTGAAGGGCCGTTTTGAGACCCGCCGCAGGGGAGACCTGCAGGGGGTCTTTTGTTACGTGGCCCAGGGCGTCACCGGTGAGGTGCTGGATCTCAGCTTCTGGGTGGGGTCCGGGGGTGTGCCGGACTCCTTCGATGTGTCCGCCGGCTGGGAGGCGGTGAGGTCCGCCATAAGGTCCCTTCCCATGTCCCCTGACAGGGGTGCCTACAGGCAGCTGGAGGGGCTGTTGGAGCGCATGTTTCCCCCCACCGCGTTGAACACCCTGTTCAAGGACCCGTCCGCCGTGAGCTCCAAGGTCCAGGCCTTTAAGGAGGCCCTATCCCAGGCCTACAAGCTGGACATGGTGTGCTCCATAGAGGTTGAGAGGTTCCACCGGATACGTTTGGAGATGTCCCCCTTGGGGAAGCCTAAGGAGCCCCAGCGGGAGGAGCCGAAACCGGAGGCCGAGAGGCCGAAGCTTGCGGAGATAACCCTCCACTGCAAACCCCAGCTGGACCCGGTGAGGGGCAAGAGCGTTGGGGATTTGAAGGTTGGGGATCTGGTGCCGGTGGACTTGGACGACTCCAGTTCCGTGGGTCGTCTTATAAGCCGCTTTGTGGCCCGGGCCGGCAGGAGGGTGGAGTTCCCGGTGGAGGCGGTGGAGCAGACCAAGGGGGGCGACGCGGTGGTTAAGCTGGCGGTGTCCGAAGGGATATCTGCGGTCTTCAAGATGTCCAAGGACATGAAGATAAGGGTCGCCCAGGAGCCGGTGAGGGCCGCCAGAGGGGGGCCTGGGGTTGCGGCGGTGGTTTTGGGGGTCCTTGTGCTGTTCCTTTTGGTCCTCATAATGGCGCTTAGGGGGTGA